One genomic region from Methanorbis furvi encodes:
- the infB gene encoding translation initiation factor IF-2, with product MTEEHFRTPIVCVLGHVDHGKTSLLDRIRGSRVTAGEAGAITQHIGATLIPIDSIQKISGDLGKMKTSVPGLLFIDTPGHHAFTTLRARGGALADIAILVVDVNEGFKQQTIEALQILRNCKTPFVIAATKIDRIPGWRPQQNAGFLKSYKSQNDRAQTECENRVYELVGKLSDLGFNSERFDRVSDFQRNLVIVPVSSMTGEGIGDLLMVMIGLAQRFLTEGLKMTVEGPGVGTVLEVKEEKGLGTTLDVILYDGIISIGDEIAVAGAEGPIATKVRALLQPRPMKEILVEDRFERVKSVIAAAGVKITAPNLETVIAGSPLRVIRDDRDAVLAKIDQEMQEINVKLSEVGITVRADTIGALEALSKELEGKNIPIMRAEVGPVSRHDLIEISVMKDESYKTVLCFNVPLLPDAEAMIRDGDVDVKVFSNRVIYKLIDEYIAWRDELARAREAKQFETVVLPAKFSILPGCVFRQSGPAVVGVRILGGILRPHVNVSTREGKVVGEIKQIKLNKESIQEAKEGAEVAISIDGVTIGRQIDVGETLYVAVPERHVKVLETEMYSHLNPGTQEALEEYANIFRKTEFFWGK from the coding sequence ATGACAGAAGAACACTTCCGGACCCCGATTGTCTGCGTGCTCGGGCATGTAGACCACGGGAAAACATCGCTTCTGGATAGGATTCGCGGCTCGCGTGTTACCGCAGGGGAAGCAGGGGCAATCACCCAGCATATCGGCGCAACACTGATACCCATCGACTCCATTCAGAAAATAAGCGGTGACCTGGGAAAGATGAAGACCTCAGTCCCGGGCCTTCTCTTTATTGACACACCCGGACACCATGCATTCACCACGCTTCGTGCCCGCGGCGGCGCACTCGCCGACATCGCAATTCTCGTGGTGGACGTGAATGAAGGATTCAAACAGCAGACGATCGAAGCTCTGCAGATTCTCAGAAACTGTAAAACTCCGTTCGTCATTGCCGCAACAAAGATCGACCGCATCCCGGGCTGGCGGCCGCAGCAGAACGCAGGTTTCCTGAAATCATACAAAAGTCAGAACGACCGAGCCCAGACCGAGTGCGAAAACCGTGTCTACGAACTGGTCGGAAAACTTTCCGACCTCGGTTTCAACTCCGAGCGGTTCGACCGCGTGAGTGACTTCCAGCGAAACCTTGTGATCGTTCCTGTCAGCAGCATGACCGGTGAAGGCATCGGCGACCTGCTGATGGTCATGATCGGTCTTGCTCAGCGCTTCTTAACCGAAGGTCTGAAGATGACCGTCGAAGGTCCTGGCGTTGGAACTGTTCTTGAAGTAAAAGAGGAAAAAGGTCTTGGCACAACCCTTGACGTTATTCTCTATGACGGCATCATCAGCATCGGCGATGAAATCGCTGTTGCGGGTGCTGAAGGGCCAATCGCAACCAAAGTGCGTGCGCTTCTCCAGCCGCGACCGATGAAGGAAATTCTGGTCGAAGATCGGTTCGAACGCGTCAAATCCGTGATCGCCGCAGCCGGAGTCAAAATCACTGCACCGAATCTGGAGACAGTCATTGCCGGCTCCCCGCTTCGGGTCATTCGCGATGACCGCGACGCGGTGCTTGCAAAAATAGATCAGGAGATGCAGGAGATCAATGTCAAACTCTCCGAAGTCGGTATCACTGTCCGGGCCGACACAATCGGTGCTCTTGAAGCACTTTCCAAAGAGCTGGAAGGAAAGAACATCCCAATCATGCGCGCTGAAGTAGGTCCTGTCAGCCGTCATGACCTGATTGAGATCAGCGTCATGAAGGACGAATCCTACAAAACCGTGCTCTGCTTCAACGTCCCTCTCCTGCCGGACGCAGAAGCAATGATCCGCGACGGCGATGTGGATGTTAAGGTCTTCTCCAACCGCGTCATCTACAAACTCATCGACGAGTACATCGCATGGCGCGACGAACTTGCCCGAGCGCGTGAGGCAAAACAGTTTGAGACCGTCGTACTTCCGGCGAAGTTTTCCATTCTTCCCGGCTGCGTGTTCCGCCAGAGCGGCCCCGCGGTTGTGGGTGTGCGAATCCTTGGAGGAATTCTCCGGCCGCATGTCAATGTCTCGACGCGCGAGGGCAAGGTTGTTGGTGAGATCAAGCAGATCAAACTGAACAAGGAAAGTATTCAGGAGGCAAAGGAGGGTGCCGAAGTTGCGATCTCCATCGACGGCGTCACAATCGGGCGACAAATCGATGTCGGGGAGACGCTTTACGTTGCCGTGCCCGAGCGACATGTGAAGGTTTTGGAGACGGAAATGTACTCTCATTTAAATCCCGGTACTCAGGAGGCACTTGAGGAGTATGCCAACATTTTCCGCAAGACCGAGTTCTTCTGGGGGAAGTAG
- a CDS encoding helix-turn-helix domain-containing protein, whose product MDECCTVNLTVRYLTKKWMLLIILELFKGENHTRRFSELKDRLPDITAKVLSERLQELEAEGIVSKHVDASVVPIRSEYTLTASGIELMEVVRGIKYWALKWKIDNIPCGDQECKHCKL is encoded by the coding sequence ATGGACGAGTGTTGCACGGTGAATCTCACGGTGCGGTATCTGACGAAGAAGTGGATGCTGCTGATTATTCTTGAGTTGTTTAAGGGAGAGAATCATACCAGAAGGTTTTCGGAGCTGAAGGACCGGCTGCCTGATATTACGGCGAAGGTTTTGTCCGAGCGCCTGCAGGAACTGGAGGCTGAGGGAATTGTTTCAAAACATGTTGATGCGAGCGTTGTTCCTATCAGATCAGAGTACACGCTGACTGCGAGCGGTATCGAGCTGATGGAGGTTGTGCGGGGGATTAAGTACTGGGCGCTGAAGTGGAAGATCGATAACATTCCCTGCGGCGATCAGGAATGCAAACACTGTAAGCTGTGA
- a CDS encoding ABC transporter ATP-binding protein produces MGSGRHHGRGQFGGGRKPGDAMKTIKRLLGYLTGTYKIRFAIVLIGIVLSSITGVVGSLFMEVLIDDYITPLIGVENPVFTGLLTAITFMAVIYLIGIVSTLIYTRMMVVIGQGVMKKIRDQMFAHMQKLSIGYFDSHTFGDVMSHYTNDTDTLRQMITQSVPQVFSSVVTIVAVFVAMVYTSVYLTLIVVAMLVVFYFVTKYIGGRSAKYFVQQQKSLGTVNGYIEEMINGQKVVKVFCHEDASRLEFDTLNDELYGHAKSANTFANIFMPIVMNIGNIQYVLVAIIGGALAISGIGGLTLGAIAAFMLLSRSFMMPVSQVSQQISAVVMALAGAERIFHLMDEPVEDDPGTVRLVNARVENGVLSETTDDTGIWAWKEETPEGTIYTQLKGDVRFDEVHFGYVPDKEVLHGVSLYAKPGQKVALVGATGAGKTTITNLINRFYDISEGTILYDDIDIKRIRKSDLRWSLGMVLQDTNLFTGTVMENIRYGKLDATDEEVYAAARLANADGFIQMLPEGYETMLEGDGGSLSQGQRQLLSIARAAVANPPVMILDEATSSIDTRTEAIVQAGMDSLMKGRTVFVIAHRLSTIHNADVILVLEDGRIIERGSHDKLIQEKGKYYQLYTGAFELE; encoded by the coding sequence ATGGGGTCTGGCCGACACCACGGTCGCGGACAGTTCGGCGGCGGCAGAAAGCCTGGCGATGCCATGAAAACGATAAAGCGTCTGCTTGGATATCTGACCGGAACCTACAAAATCCGGTTCGCAATCGTTCTCATAGGAATTGTTCTGAGTTCCATCACCGGAGTTGTCGGTTCGCTCTTCATGGAGGTGCTGATTGATGACTATATCACGCCGCTTATCGGGGTAGAGAATCCGGTCTTCACCGGTCTTCTGACAGCGATCACATTCATGGCCGTCATCTATCTGATAGGCATTGTATCAACACTCATCTACACGCGAATGATGGTGGTCATCGGTCAGGGGGTTATGAAAAAGATCCGCGACCAGATGTTTGCCCATATGCAGAAGCTGTCGATAGGCTACTTTGACTCACACACTTTTGGCGATGTGATGAGTCATTACACCAACGATACCGACACCCTTCGGCAGATGATCACCCAGAGTGTGCCGCAGGTGTTTTCATCGGTGGTGACGATTGTTGCCGTATTTGTGGCGATGGTCTACACCAGTGTGTATCTCACACTTATTGTTGTCGCGATGCTGGTTGTGTTCTACTTCGTGACAAAGTACATCGGCGGCAGGAGTGCGAAGTACTTTGTGCAGCAGCAGAAGTCGCTCGGGACGGTGAACGGCTACATCGAAGAGATGATCAACGGCCAGAAGGTGGTGAAGGTGTTCTGTCATGAGGATGCGTCGAGGCTCGAGTTCGATACATTGAATGACGAACTTTACGGTCACGCAAAGTCGGCGAACACGTTTGCCAACATCTTCATGCCGATCGTGATGAATATCGGTAACATTCAGTATGTTTTGGTGGCAATCATCGGTGGAGCTCTTGCGATTAGTGGTATCGGCGGTCTGACGCTTGGGGCGATTGCGGCGTTTATGCTGCTGAGCAGGAGCTTTATGATGCCGGTCAGTCAGGTTTCCCAGCAGATCAGTGCGGTCGTGATGGCGCTTGCGGGTGCGGAACGCATTTTCCATCTGATGGATGAACCGGTCGAGGATGATCCGGGAACCGTCAGACTGGTGAATGCGAGAGTCGAGAACGGCGTTCTTTCTGAGACGACGGATGATACCGGTATCTGGGCATGGAAGGAGGAGACTCCAGAGGGAACAATTTACACGCAGCTGAAAGGGGATGTACGGTTTGATGAGGTGCATTTCGGATATGTGCCTGACAAAGAGGTTCTGCATGGTGTGAGTCTCTATGCAAAACCTGGTCAGAAGGTTGCCCTGGTCGGCGCGACCGGAGCAGGAAAGACGACGATCACAAATCTGATCAATCGTTTCTATGACATCTCTGAAGGAACGATTCTCTATGACGACATTGATATCAAGAGAATCAGGAAGAGTGATCTGCGGTGGTCGCTCGGCATGGTTTTGCAGGATACCAATCTGTTTACCGGAACGGTGATGGAGAACATCAGGTACGGAAAACTGGATGCGACCGATGAAGAGGTGTATGCTGCGGCAAGGCTTGCGAATGCTGACGGTTTCATTCAAATGCTGCCTGAGGGTTATGAGACGATGCTGGAAGGAGACGGCGGCAGTCTTTCGCAGGGTCAGCGTCAGCTGCTTTCGATTGCGCGTGCGGCGGTCGCCAACCCGCCGGTGATGATTCTGGACGAGGCGACGTCGAGTATTGATACGCGAACTGAGGCGATTGTGCAGGCTGGAATGGATTCACTGATGAAGGGAAGGACGGTGTTTGTGATTGCCCATCGTCTTTCAACGATTCATAATGCGGATGTGATTCTGGTTCTTGAAGACGGCAGAATCATTGAGCGCGGCAGTCATGATAAGCTGATTCAGGAGAAGGGAAAATACTACCAGCTCTACACGGGAGCGTTCGAGCTGGAGTAA
- a CDS encoding signal recognition particle subunit SRP19/SEC65 family protein has protein sequence MAIRFLYPCYFNAGLTRSQGRRVAKTLAVSSPNLAQVTRAVKQCSVTVLDEERDIMHPAHWFSREGRLRVEYEGSKEELLQKVAHKLSGN, from the coding sequence ATGGCGATTCGTTTTCTCTATCCCTGTTACTTCAATGCAGGTCTGACCCGCTCTCAAGGAAGACGCGTGGCAAAAACTCTTGCAGTATCCTCACCGAACCTTGCTCAGGTTACCCGTGCGGTAAAACAGTGCAGCGTAACTGTCCTTGACGAAGAGCGCGACATCATGCATCCGGCACACTGGTTTTCCCGTGAAGGCAGACTGCGGGTTGAGTATGAGGGAAGCAAAGAGGAACTTCTCCAGAAAGTTGCACACAAACTGAGCGGGAACTAA
- a CDS encoding 30S ribosomal protein S6e produces MVDFKVVLSDPKSGLSYKIDATGAAAGALLGKKIGTEVDGAPFGMNGYKITITGGSDKTGIPARADLPGNGKRNLLLSDGFGFHATHHGERRRKTQRGNEIAADFVQVNAKISTYGEKPVAEIFAPAEAAAE; encoded by the coding sequence ATGGTAGACTTTAAGGTCGTACTGTCAGACCCGAAATCCGGTCTTTCGTACAAAATAGATGCCACGGGCGCAGCTGCAGGTGCACTTCTGGGAAAGAAGATCGGCACCGAAGTTGACGGCGCTCCGTTTGGTATGAACGGCTACAAGATCACAATCACTGGTGGATCCGACAAGACCGGTATTCCGGCACGCGCTGACCTTCCGGGCAACGGCAAGAGAAACCTTCTCTTATCCGACGGATTTGGTTTCCACGCAACCCACCACGGTGAGAGAAGAAGAAAAACCCAGCGCGGCAATGAGATCGCAGCTGATTTCGTTCAGGTAAATGCCAAAATCTCCACCTACGGCGAAAAGCCGGTCGCAGAGATCTTTGCTCCGGCAGAAGCTGCAGCAGAGTAA
- a CDS encoding MarR family winged helix-turn-helix transcriptional regulator, translating into MDPQPPVIIEIKKLANQIKRQLHNSDSFSKCENLTGVQGWIIGYLHHQEKDIFQKDIEEQLEVRRSTASGILQLMEKNGLIIREPVPYDARLKKLILTEKAKDIHRRVAGEMNRIDSRLTRGLTSEELTLFCSVIARMQKNLAGDNP; encoded by the coding sequence ATGGATCCACAGCCGCCGGTCATCATCGAAATAAAAAAACTTGCCAACCAGATAAAACGTCAGCTTCACAACTCAGACAGTTTTTCAAAATGCGAAAACCTCACCGGAGTACAAGGATGGATTATCGGCTACCTTCACCATCAGGAAAAGGACATCTTCCAAAAAGACATCGAAGAACAACTTGAAGTCAGACGCTCAACCGCAAGCGGCATCCTCCAGCTCATGGAAAAAAACGGCCTCATCATCCGTGAGCCCGTACCCTACGACGCCAGACTCAAAAAGCTCATCCTTACCGAAAAAGCAAAAGATATCCACCGTCGCGTCGCCGGAGAAATGAACCGAATCGACTCACGACTCACCCGCGGCCTGACATCCGAAGAACTGACCCTTTTCTGTTCAGTGATCGCCAGAATGCAGAAAAATCTCGCAGGAGACAACCCATGA
- a CDS encoding DUF2240 family protein has translation MTELETTIAAPFKHGRKEKLTKMELVFYYVQDKRWMSQDQAKKLIDLASKRNLISKDGSETSYRFTGSLADITIPLGFRPGDEIFSATEAEKDPVEALFEDIATATGKTKKDLAAELQEINEHFDNLLLPQAAMILLAKKYRVAYDAYLPALKETM, from the coding sequence GTGACCGAACTGGAAACCACCATTGCCGCGCCTTTCAAACATGGAAGAAAAGAAAAGCTCACCAAGATGGAGCTGGTGTTCTACTATGTACAGGACAAACGGTGGATGAGTCAGGACCAGGCGAAAAAACTGATCGACCTCGCATCAAAACGCAACCTGATTAGTAAAGACGGCTCGGAAACCAGTTACCGGTTTACCGGATCTCTTGCAGACATCACCATACCTCTCGGGTTCCGGCCGGGCGATGAGATCTTTTCTGCAACAGAAGCAGAAAAAGATCCGGTCGAAGCACTCTTCGAAGACATTGCCACAGCGACTGGAAAAACCAAAAAAGATCTCGCAGCCGAACTGCAGGAGATCAACGAACATTTTGACAATCTTCTTCTGCCGCAGGCAGCAATGATTCTTCTGGCAAAAAAATATCGCGTGGCCTATGATGCATATCTGCCGGCTCTGAAAGAGACGATGTAA
- the hypB gene encoding hydrogenase nickel incorporation protein HypB, translating into MHHVDVHMEAEIYGANNRLAEHNAEHFKAHGVRAFDLLGAIGSGKTSLVEQIVPELKRRNLNAAAIAGDVYGDDDFQRIVKTGIPAFNANTGKECHLDAHLVHHALDHLDLHGINVVLIENVGNMVCPTDFKLGAEKRIVVISTTEGDDVVNKHPMMFRDCQIAVINKIDLAEAVGCNVERMINDIKRYNPEMIIIKTNLRKGEGVKEVVDAILA; encoded by the coding sequence ATGCACCACGTGGATGTTCACATGGAAGCCGAGATTTACGGCGCGAATAACCGTCTTGCGGAACATAACGCAGAACATTTCAAAGCGCACGGCGTCCGTGCATTTGATCTTCTCGGAGCCATAGGCTCAGGTAAAACCTCGCTCGTTGAACAGATCGTTCCCGAACTCAAGCGCCGCAACCTCAACGCTGCCGCAATCGCAGGCGATGTCTACGGTGATGATGACTTCCAGCGAATCGTCAAGACCGGCATTCCTGCCTTCAATGCAAACACCGGAAAAGAGTGCCACCTTGATGCGCATCTCGTCCACCATGCGCTCGACCACCTTGACCTCCACGGAATCAATGTAGTCTTAATCGAAAATGTTGGCAACATGGTCTGCCCGACCGACTTCAAACTTGGCGCAGAAAAACGGATCGTCGTTATCTCCACCACCGAAGGCGACGACGTGGTCAACAAACACCCGATGATGTTCCGCGACTGCCAGATTGCAGTCATCAACAAAATCGATCTCGCTGAAGCTGTCGGCTGCAACGTCGAACGCATGATAAACGACATCAAACGCTACAACCCTGAGATGATCATCATCAAAACCAATCTCAGAAAAGGTGAAGGGGTCAAGGAAGTTGTTGACGCAATCCTTGCCTAA
- a CDS encoding 30S ribosomal protein S8e codes for MLWQGRSVRKSTGGRYHANRGKKRFEIGRSPADTIVGPTRVKTIRVTGGNTKVRALRCEFANVSDKKTGKVQKAKITSVAENAANPNYVRRSLMTKGAIIITDIGKARIVSRPGQDGVINAVLLE; via the coding sequence ATGCTTTGGCAAGGAAGATCCGTTAGAAAGTCTACCGGCGGCCGCTACCACGCAAACCGTGGAAAGAAACGGTTCGAGATCGGCAGATCCCCGGCAGACACCATTGTTGGCCCAACCCGTGTAAAGACCATCAGAGTGACCGGCGGCAACACGAAAGTCCGCGCACTCCGCTGTGAGTTCGCAAACGTCAGCGACAAGAAGACCGGAAAAGTCCAGAAGGCAAAGATCACTTCTGTGGCAGAGAACGCAGCAAACCCGAACTATGTTCGCCGAAGCCTGATGACCAAGGGCGCAATCATCATTACCGACATCGGTAAAGCCCGCATCGTCAGTCGCCCGGGTCAGGACGGCGTTATCAACGCAGTCCTGCTCGAATAA
- a CDS encoding ABC transporter ATP-binding protein — translation MNHIVERLSKSIREYKRDSLLAPVFVALEVVMEVLIPLIIAGLIDDGITGGSMPIIVKLGLTLLLFAIMALVFGVLAGKYAASASAGFARNLRHDIFHNIQNFSFANIDKYSTASLITRMTTDVTNVQNAYQMIIRVAIRCPLMLVFSFLMVVGINAELSLIFLVLLPILGIGMYLIITKAHPLFELVFKTYDHLNKVVRENLRGIRVVKSYVREDYETRKFRDVSTTIYGYFSSAEKLLAFTSPLMQAIIYASILLISWFGAQFIVLGNLSTGELVSLIAYTMQILMSLMMLAMVFVMITMARASAKRITEVLDEEIDLKNPDSPVYEVADGSVEFQNVSFSYTKDQNRLALKNISLKITSGETIGILGGTGSSKSTLVQLIPRLYDATDGAVFVGGRDVREYDIAALRNAVAMVLQKNILFAGTIRDNLRWGNRDATEEEIVHACRLSHADEFVSSLPQAYDTHVEQGGSNFSGGQKQRLCIARALLKKPKILILDDSTSAVDTKTDSLIRAAFRTELPATTKIIIAQRISSIQDADRILVLDEGRITAEGTHAELLEKDPVYREMYHSQQKGGEE, via the coding sequence ATGAATCATATCGTCGAGCGGCTTTCAAAATCCATCCGCGAATACAAACGTGACAGCCTTCTTGCACCGGTTTTTGTCGCACTCGAAGTCGTAATGGAAGTCCTCATCCCCTTGATCATCGCAGGCCTCATCGACGACGGCATTACCGGAGGCAGCATGCCGATCATCGTCAAACTCGGCCTCACCCTTCTCCTGTTCGCCATCATGGCTCTGGTGTTCGGCGTACTTGCCGGAAAGTACGCAGCATCAGCCTCCGCAGGATTTGCGAGAAATCTCAGGCATGACATCTTTCACAACATCCAGAACTTCTCCTTCGCAAACATCGACAAATACTCAACAGCGAGCCTCATCACCCGCATGACAACTGACGTCACCAACGTCCAGAACGCATACCAGATGATCATCAGAGTTGCCATCCGCTGTCCCCTGATGCTGGTATTCTCCTTCCTCATGGTGGTAGGCATCAACGCTGAACTCTCGCTCATCTTCCTCGTCCTTCTGCCGATTCTCGGAATCGGCATGTATCTGATCATCACCAAAGCCCATCCCCTCTTTGAACTCGTGTTCAAAACATATGACCATCTCAACAAAGTCGTGCGGGAAAACCTGCGGGGAATCCGGGTCGTGAAGTCCTATGTCCGTGAAGATTATGAAACACGAAAGTTTCGCGACGTCTCAACCACAATCTACGGCTACTTCAGCAGCGCTGAAAAACTTCTTGCATTCACGAGCCCCCTCATGCAGGCGATAATTTATGCAAGTATTCTTCTGATCTCATGGTTTGGAGCACAGTTCATTGTACTCGGCAACCTCTCGACCGGAGAACTTGTGAGCCTCATCGCATACACCATGCAGATTCTCATGAGTCTCATGATGCTCGCGATGGTCTTTGTAATGATCACAATGGCGCGTGCGTCTGCGAAACGAATCACCGAAGTGCTCGACGAAGAAATTGATCTCAAAAATCCTGACTCCCCCGTCTACGAAGTCGCAGACGGAAGTGTGGAGTTCCAGAATGTCAGCTTCAGCTACACCAAAGATCAGAACAGACTTGCCCTCAAAAACATCTCCCTGAAGATAACGTCCGGAGAAACAATCGGTATTCTCGGCGGAACGGGAAGCTCAAAGTCAACACTTGTTCAGCTGATCCCGCGACTCTATGACGCAACTGATGGCGCGGTTTTTGTCGGCGGCAGAGATGTCAGAGAGTACGATATTGCCGCTCTCCGCAATGCAGTGGCAATGGTTTTACAGAAAAACATCCTGTTTGCAGGAACGATCCGTGACAACCTCAGATGGGGAAACCGGGACGCAACCGAGGAAGAGATTGTACATGCCTGCCGGCTCTCTCACGCTGATGAGTTTGTCAGCAGTCTGCCACAAGCCTATGACACACATGTGGAACAGGGCGGTTCAAACTTTTCCGGCGGCCAGAAACAGCGTCTCTGCATCGCCCGTGCTCTTCTGAAAAAACCGAAAATTCTGATTCTCGACGACTCAACAAGTGCGGTTGACACCAAAACCGACTCTCTGATCCGGGCAGCGTTCAGGACCGAACTTCCTGCCACCACCAAGATCATCATTGCGCAGAGAATCTCCTCGATTCAGGATGCGGACCGGATTCTTGTTCTGGACGAAGGTCGCATCACTGCCGAAGGAACCCATGCGGAACTTCTGGAAAAGGATCCTGTCTATCGGGAGATGTATCACTCCCAGCAGAAAGGAGGGGAAGAGTAA
- a CDS encoding histidinol phosphate phosphatase domain-containing protein: protein MYDFHCHTTMSDGELLPTELLRRLSVLGYTEVAISDHADFSNVEALLSAQKAVKKSAELFGLRLYSGIEITHVPPEQIDELAGYAKALGAEIVVVHGETVSEPVAPGTNMAALSSSYVDILAHPGLITEEEARLAARNNIYLEITARGGHNRTNGHVVFEARRAGASLVVESDAHGPDDLLSEQVKYLVARGAGMREDEAKTALSLSADEVRNL from the coding sequence ATGTACGATTTCCACTGCCACACAACGATGAGCGACGGAGAACTTCTGCCGACCGAACTTCTCCGCAGACTCTCTGTCCTCGGCTACACCGAAGTTGCCATCTCGGATCATGCAGACTTTTCCAATGTGGAAGCACTCCTTTCCGCCCAGAAAGCAGTAAAAAAATCTGCGGAACTTTTTGGACTGCGTCTTTACTCAGGCATTGAGATTACGCATGTGCCACCGGAACAGATCGATGAGCTGGCAGGATATGCCAAAGCGCTTGGTGCAGAGATTGTGGTGGTGCACGGCGAGACAGTTTCTGAGCCGGTAGCTCCGGGAACCAACATGGCTGCACTTTCCAGCAGTTATGTGGATATCCTTGCACACCCGGGTCTCATCACCGAAGAAGAGGCACGACTTGCCGCACGAAACAACATATATCTTGAGATCACTGCGCGTGGCGGACACAACAGAACAAACGGCCATGTAGTCTTTGAAGCCCGTCGCGCGGGTGCATCTCTGGTAGTTGAGTCTGATGCCCACGGTCCTGATGATCTGTTGAGTGAACAGGTGAAGTATCTTGTTGCTCGGGGGGCAGGGATGCGTGAAGACGAGGCAAAAACAGCTCTTTCTCTATCCGCAGATGAGGTCAGAAATCTCTGA
- a CDS encoding H/ACA ribonucleoprotein complex subunit GAR1: MKFAGSVTAILGQRLLVVRSDAGQLPPLYTGVADAENRPVGKIVDLYGSVSRPYLTVLCNEGVCAYVGDNLYVIPESKPEKPGKKHHHASGRTGTDNSRRPKTGGSIWKKKSRS; this comes from the coding sequence GTGAAGTTTGCAGGAAGTGTTACAGCAATTCTTGGACAACGACTGTTAGTTGTCAGAAGTGATGCGGGTCAGCTTCCTCCTCTTTACACAGGGGTTGCCGATGCAGAAAATCGCCCTGTTGGTAAAATTGTAGATCTCTACGGAAGCGTTTCACGCCCCTATCTTACCGTTCTGTGCAATGAAGGTGTTTGCGCATATGTTGGGGACAATCTCTATGTAATCCCCGAATCAAAACCGGAAAAACCAGGGAAAAAACATCATCATGCGTCCGGACGCACGGGGACGGACAATAGCCGCCGCCCGAAGACCGGAGGTTCAATATGGAAAAAGAAATCGAGAAGCTGA